In a single window of the Pseudogemmatithrix spongiicola genome:
- a CDS encoding heavy metal translocating P-type ATPase: MLRAARAPAFAVLALVVGGLLHIGERFDTLAFWLQYGALILLGAPVAFRTLRGMVRGEFAADVVAMLAIVTAIALREPVAGLVIVLMQTGGELLERYAEGRASAAVRELEAAAPRIAHRLRGNDVHDLEDVPADAVAVGDAILVRPGEMLPCDATVLEGSSSLDTSRVTGEPLPERVGPGAHVSSGVVNLQSPLVLRVTAPARESLYARIVDLVRTAQAEKAPIQRLADRWAVWFTPLTLAACAIAWWISGDVSRVLAVLVVATPCPLIIATPVAVIGGINRAARRSIVVRNGSALELLSRVDTVVFDKTGTLTIGRPAVARVESLRGPDANALLRLGAAIEVGSGHLLARSTVAEALDRGLDLPKASDITEYAGRGVSGTVDGRRVTVGERSIVTERHPALADTVAAFHDGQSGGLRAFIAVGDDSLGVIHYADRLRAGLEQLGPRLAARGLTRVVLLSGDHADNVAKIAREVGITEARGDQLPQDKVAAVKALEAEGRRVLMVGDGTNDAPALASATVGVALAAHGGGISAEAAGVVLLADDVMRVEEAVAIGQRTVRIAKQSIGAGLALSAAGMVVAALGYLPPTAGALVQEAIDIAVIVNALRAAAAEG; the protein is encoded by the coding sequence ATGCTGCGCGCAGCCCGCGCGCCGGCGTTCGCGGTTCTCGCGCTCGTCGTCGGCGGGCTGCTCCACATCGGCGAGCGCTTCGACACGCTCGCGTTCTGGCTCCAGTACGGCGCGCTGATCCTCCTCGGCGCGCCGGTCGCGTTCCGGACCCTGCGCGGCATGGTCCGCGGCGAGTTCGCCGCCGACGTCGTCGCCATGCTGGCCATCGTCACGGCCATCGCGCTGCGCGAACCCGTCGCCGGCCTCGTCATCGTCCTCATGCAGACGGGCGGCGAGCTCCTCGAGCGCTACGCGGAAGGCCGCGCCTCGGCCGCCGTGCGCGAACTGGAGGCCGCCGCACCGCGCATCGCGCATCGTCTCCGCGGCAACGACGTGCACGACCTCGAGGACGTGCCGGCCGACGCGGTCGCGGTCGGCGACGCAATCCTCGTGCGCCCGGGGGAGATGCTGCCCTGCGACGCCACGGTGCTCGAAGGCTCGAGCTCGCTCGACACGTCGCGCGTGACCGGCGAACCACTGCCCGAGCGCGTGGGGCCAGGGGCACACGTGAGCTCTGGAGTGGTGAACCTGCAGAGCCCGCTTGTCCTGCGCGTCACGGCGCCGGCGCGCGAATCGCTCTACGCGCGCATCGTCGACTTGGTCCGCACGGCGCAGGCCGAGAAGGCGCCCATCCAGCGCCTCGCCGACCGCTGGGCCGTGTGGTTCACGCCGCTCACGCTCGCCGCCTGCGCGATCGCGTGGTGGATCTCCGGCGACGTGAGCCGTGTGCTGGCCGTGCTCGTCGTCGCCACGCCCTGCCCGCTCATCATCGCCACACCGGTCGCGGTGATCGGCGGCATCAACCGCGCGGCGCGGCGCAGCATCGTCGTCCGCAACGGCTCGGCGCTCGAGCTGCTCTCACGCGTCGACACCGTGGTATTCGACAAGACGGGCACGCTCACCATCGGGCGGCCGGCCGTGGCGCGCGTGGAATCGCTGCGCGGTCCCGACGCCAACGCCTTGCTGCGCCTCGGGGCAGCGATCGAAGTCGGCAGCGGCCACTTGTTGGCGCGCTCGACGGTCGCCGAAGCGCTGGACCGCGGGCTCGACCTCCCCAAGGCGTCGGACATCACCGAGTACGCGGGCCGCGGCGTGAGCGGTACCGTGGACGGCCGCCGCGTGACGGTCGGCGAGCGGTCCATCGTCACCGAGCGGCATCCCGCGCTGGCGGACACCGTGGCAGCGTTCCATGATGGGCAGTCCGGCGGGCTGCGCGCCTTCATCGCCGTCGGCGACGACTCGCTGGGCGTGATCCACTACGCAGACCGCCTGCGCGCAGGGCTCGAGCAGCTCGGACCGCGGCTGGCCGCGCGGGGACTGACGCGCGTCGTGCTCCTCTCCGGCGACCACGCCGACAACGTGGCGAAGATCGCCCGCGAAGTCGGCATCACCGAAGCTCGCGGCGACCAACTCCCGCAGGACAAGGTCGCAGCCGTGAAGGCGCTGGAAGCCGAAGGCCGTCGCGTGCTCATGGTCGGCGACGGCACCAACGATGCGCCCGCGCTCGCCTCTGCGACCGTGGGTGTCGCGTTGGCCGCGCACGGCGGCGGCATCTCCGCCGAAGCGGCCGGCGTGGTGCTGCTCGCCGATGACGTGATGCGCGTGGAAGAAGCCGTCGCCATCGGGCAGCGCACGGTGCGCATCGCGAAGCAGAGCATCGGTGCCGGCCTCGCGCTCTCCGCGGCCGGCATGGTCGTCGCCGCGCTGGGCTACCTGCCGCCCACGGCCGGAGCGCTGGTGCAGGAGGCGATCGACATCGCCGTCATCGTCAACGCGCTTCGGGCGGCCGCGGCGGAGGGGTGA
- a CDS encoding peptidylprolyl isomerase, with protein MKTATFETNKGTITAELFEKDAPGTVANFEKLANEGFYDQIRFHRVIPDFVVQGGCPNAKIGGTPKGPPGTGGPGYKIKCETAGNPQTHKVGALSMAHAGKDTGGSQFFMVLSEANTRHLNGVHTVFGQVTSGLDVMNQLTDRDHMVTVRVS; from the coding sequence ATGAAGACCGCCACGTTCGAAACCAACAAGGGCACCATCACCGCAGAGCTCTTCGAGAAGGACGCTCCCGGCACGGTCGCCAATTTCGAGAAGCTCGCCAACGAGGGCTTCTACGACCAGATCCGCTTCCATCGCGTCATCCCCGACTTCGTCGTCCAGGGCGGTTGCCCGAACGCGAAGATCGGCGGCACGCCCAAGGGCCCGCCGGGCACCGGCGGCCCGGGCTACAAGATCAAGTGCGAGACCGCGGGCAATCCGCAGACGCACAAGGTCGGCGCGCTGTCGATGGCCCACGCCGGCAAGGACACCGGCGGCTCGCAGTTCTTCATGGTGCTCAGCGAAGCCAACACGCGGCACCTGAACGGCGTGCACACGGTGTTCGGGCAGGTCACGTCCGGTCTCGACGTGATGAACCAGCTGACCGACCGCGACCACATGGTGACGGTGCGCGTCAGCTGA
- the nth gene encoding endonuclease III, producing MTRRKALRGAALKAHAAEIHRRLLALYPDAHCELDYRNPYELAVATILSAQCTDKRVNMVTPELFRRWPDAEALAQAPREEIEQVIQSTGFYRNKAKSLSGFATQVVETHGGEVPADMDALVTLPGIGRKTANVVLGNAYGINEGVVVDTHVQRLARRFGLTKESDPVKVERALMPLFPRESWTMLSHLMIWHGRRTCDARKPKCGDCALADICPSAELP from the coding sequence CCACGCCGCCGAGATCCACCGTCGGCTGCTCGCGCTCTACCCCGACGCGCACTGCGAACTCGACTACCGCAATCCCTACGAGCTGGCCGTCGCAACAATCCTCTCGGCGCAGTGTACGGACAAGCGCGTCAACATGGTCACGCCCGAGCTGTTCCGGCGCTGGCCCGACGCCGAGGCGCTCGCCCAAGCCCCGCGCGAGGAGATCGAGCAGGTCATCCAGAGCACGGGGTTCTACCGCAACAAGGCCAAATCACTCTCCGGCTTCGCCACGCAAGTCGTGGAGACACACGGCGGCGAAGTGCCGGCGGACATGGATGCGCTGGTGACGCTGCCGGGCATCGGCCGCAAGACGGCGAACGTGGTGCTCGGCAACGCCTACGGCATCAACGAAGGCGTCGTGGTCGATACGCACGTGCAGCGGCTTGCGCGGCGCTTCGGTCTCACGAAGGAAAGCGACCCCGTGAAGGTCGAGCGGGCGTTGATGCCGTTGTTCCCGCGCGAGAGCTGGACCATGCTCTCGCACCTGATGATCTGGCACGGCCGTCGCACCTGTGATGCCCGCAAGCCGAAGTGCGGCGACTGCGCACTGGCCGATATCTGCCCCTCTGCTGAACTTCCGTGA
- a CDS encoding energy transducer TonB yields MPKPALPRLVAPLTALAAVLAVSACATKTAEPETRNAQVLAPPADSCVLAREDAALNPRLDVERVPTPVRMQPPPIRTPVPRAAVRRDGSSSLKVEVLVDTLGKPDMSTFTVIESTSAWLTTGARNAIAQWTFEPALRNGCKVPRYYQFVATSPPRRR; encoded by the coding sequence ATGCCCAAGCCTGCCCTGCCCCGCCTCGTCGCGCCGCTCACGGCGCTGGCCGCCGTTCTCGCCGTCTCGGCCTGCGCCACGAAGACCGCCGAGCCGGAGACCCGCAACGCCCAGGTCCTCGCACCGCCGGCCGACTCCTGCGTGCTCGCCCGCGAAGACGCTGCGCTCAACCCGCGCCTCGACGTCGAGCGCGTGCCGACCCCCGTGCGGATGCAACCGCCGCCCATCCGCACGCCGGTCCCACGCGCGGCCGTGCGCCGCGATGGCAGCTCGTCGCTCAAGGTCGAGGTCCTGGTCGATACCCTCGGCAAGCCCGACATGAGCACGTTCACGGTGATCGAATCCACGAGCGCCTGGCTCACGACAGGGGCCCGCAACGCGATCGCCCAATGGACCTTCGAGCCCGCGCTGCGCAACGGCTGCAAGGTGCCGCGCTACTACCAATTCGTGGCTACCTCACCGCCCCGGCGGCGTTAG